Proteins from a genomic interval of Clostridium sp. 'deep sea':
- a CDS encoding DUF1540 domain-containing protein produces the protein MHKSTQGPVVRCIVNTCKHYKTGDYCNASHINIEPRNASTNQMTDCATFERK, from the coding sequence ATGCATAAAAGTACACAAGGTCCTGTAGTACGCTGCATAGTTAACACATGTAAGCATTATAAAACTGGTGATTATTGTAACGCATCACATATTAACATTGAGCCACGTAATGCTAGCACAAATCAAATGACAGACTGTGCTACATTTGAGCGTAAGTAA
- a CDS encoding efflux RND transporter periplasmic adaptor subunit — MAKLKRLIFLACCFLLIFSLTSCTFSNAPKQIVEDYVPVETIIVNTKTITNNITLGGLIEPNKTIPIIANMVGKVGKVYVSEGDYVKKNQKLFSLDSSLIEQQLNDAEQALNKTYSNYKSVSNQVALAKQNLDSATQLYKKKRISSEEYQQVMYFASSQPVEIAYQAMEQAKTNFEIAKKAYESTTVRALESGLVSFVNVHSTGMVPNKQPSIVILDMKSPIINLEVSESYINSIKENTIVEVWIPAADYSTTGEVISVSSLKNFNSMLYPIKVKLTNTPHKVKSSMYAEVVIDTDCHKEVIAIPSQCIFVEDYKSFVYIIKNSIAYKREVKKATENNDLTIISEGLDNGDELVVKGQFYLSHGRKVKVVVEE; from the coding sequence ATGGCTAAATTAAAAAGGCTTATTTTTTTAGCATGTTGTTTTTTATTAATATTCTCATTAACTAGTTGTACCTTTTCTAATGCTCCAAAACAAATAGTAGAGGACTATGTTCCTGTAGAAACAATAATTGTCAACACTAAAACTATTACAAACAACATTACACTTGGGGGTTTAATTGAACCAAATAAAACTATACCAATTATTGCTAATATGGTAGGTAAGGTGGGTAAAGTATATGTAAGTGAGGGTGACTATGTTAAAAAAAATCAAAAACTCTTTAGTTTAGATAGTAGCTTAATAGAACAACAGCTAAATGATGCTGAACAAGCTTTAAATAAAACCTATTCAAACTATAAATCTGTTTCAAATCAAGTAGCTTTAGCCAAACAAAATTTAGATAGTGCCACTCAATTATATAAAAAGAAAAGAATATCTAGTGAAGAATATCAACAAGTAATGTACTTTGCCTCTAGTCAACCGGTTGAAATTGCTTATCAGGCTATGGAGCAAGCTAAAACTAATTTTGAGATAGCTAAAAAGGCTTATGAATCCACAACTGTGAGAGCTTTAGAGAGCGGATTAGTATCTTTTGTTAATGTTCACAGTACTGGAATGGTTCCTAATAAACAACCCTCTATTGTAATCCTAGATATGAAAAGTCCTATAATAAACTTGGAGGTTTCTGAAAGCTATATAAATAGCATAAAAGAAAACACAATAGTTGAAGTTTGGATACCAGCTGCTGACTATAGTACAACTGGAGAAGTAATTAGTGTAAGCTCTTTAAAGAACTTCAACAGTATGTTATACCCTATTAAAGTTAAATTAACTAACACACCTCATAAAGTGAAGTCTAGTATGTATGCTGAGGTTGTAATAGATACAGATTGCCATAAAGAGGTTATTGCAATTCCCTCGCAGTGTATTTTTGTAGAGGACTATAAAAGCTTTGTTTACATAATAAAAAATAGTATTGCCTATAAAAGAGAGGTAAAAAAAGCAACAGAAAACAATGATTTAACTATTATTAGTGAGGGACTAGATAATGGTGATGAATTAGTTGTTAAAGGTCAGTTTTATTTATCTCATGGTAGAAAAGTAAAAGTGGTTGTGGAGGAATAG
- a CDS encoding metalloregulator ArsR/SmtB family transcription factor: protein MTNEFINSNEECSNNVDDIKPLVQELNGLGDLFKALADETRSKLMYALSLRELCVFHLSELLETSQSNVSHHLRYLRAARLVKYRKVGKQVFYSLDDDHVEGLIKLGIEHLKHI from the coding sequence ATGACAAATGAGTTTATAAATAGTAATGAAGAGTGTAGTAATAATGTAGACGATATTAAGCCGTTAGTACAAGAGCTTAATGGATTAGGAGACTTGTTTAAAGCGCTAGCTGATGAAACCCGTAGTAAATTAATGTATGCATTATCTTTAAGAGAGTTATGTGTGTTTCATCTTAGTGAGTTACTAGAAACATCACAATCTAATGTGTCACATCATTTACGATATTTACGGGCTGCAAGATTGGTTAAGTACCGTAAAGTTGGTAAACAGGTATTTTACTCACTTGATGACGATCATGTAGAGGGATTAATAAAGCTTGGTATTGAGCATTTAAAACATATATAA
- the mnmH gene encoding tRNA 2-selenouridine(34) synthase MnmH, producing the protein MYKSMHITIEEVLKIDNKLFIDVRSPSEYAQFHIPNSVNIPILNDQERHEIGLVHKNKGPVIARRAGLAYVTPKLMNIVNQLIELSERHTLILYCARGGMRSQSLSSVLQLVKVPHKLLMGGYKAYRKKVSDYLTLFPTNEIVVLHGLTGVGKTLILNELKKNAPVIDIEALANHRGSAFGSVGLGNQPTQKMFDSRLFDELLRLQNEPYIIVECESRRTGKINLPNKFFTKMKEGTHIHAYTTVEKRIERIIDEYGPSIIKVDELAKSISKLNRNLGNEKVNYLLNCLNNNQIAELVRILLVDYYDPLYGYSNSSDNRYKFNVSADNIIKAAASIKLWCEEQFKVESI; encoded by the coding sequence ATGTATAAATCAATGCATATAACAATTGAAGAGGTCTTAAAGATAGATAATAAATTATTTATTGATGTACGCTCACCAAGTGAATACGCGCAATTTCATATACCTAATTCAGTAAATATACCAATTTTAAATGACCAAGAACGACATGAAATAGGGCTTGTTCATAAAAATAAAGGCCCTGTTATTGCAAGAAGAGCCGGACTTGCTTATGTAACTCCCAAGTTAATGAACATAGTTAATCAATTAATTGAATTAAGTGAACGTCATACACTAATTTTATACTGTGCACGTGGAGGTATGAGAAGTCAAAGTTTAAGTAGTGTTTTGCAATTAGTTAAAGTTCCACATAAGCTATTAATGGGTGGTTATAAAGCATACAGAAAAAAGGTTTCGGATTATTTAACTCTATTTCCTACAAATGAAATAGTTGTTTTACATGGTTTAACAGGTGTTGGTAAAACTCTTATTTTAAATGAGTTGAAGAAAAATGCCCCTGTTATAGACATAGAGGCTTTAGCTAATCATCGTGGAAGTGCATTTGGCAGTGTTGGTTTGGGAAATCAGCCAACTCAAAAGATGTTTGATAGTAGATTATTCGATGAGTTGCTTAGGCTGCAAAATGAGCCATATATTATTGTAGAATGTGAGAGTAGAAGAACTGGTAAAATAAATTTACCTAATAAATTTTTTACCAAAATGAAAGAGGGTACCCATATTCATGCCTACACTACAGTTGAAAAACGAATTGAGAGAATAATTGATGAATATGGCCCAAGCATAATTAAAGTAGATGAATTAGCCAAATCTATAAGTAAGTTAAATAGAAATTTAGGCAATGAAAAAGTTAATTATTTATTAAATTGTTTAAATAATAATCAAATAGCTGAACTAGTAAGAATACTACTAGTTGATTATTATGATCCTTTGTATGGTTATAGTAATAGCTCAGATAATCGATATAAATTTAATGTAAGTGCCGACAATATAATAAAAGCAGCAGCAAGTATTAAACTGTGGTGTGAAGAACAGTTTAAAGTTGAGAGTATTTAA
- a CDS encoding heavy metal translocating P-type ATPase has protein sequence MQRAVALLNGVSYASYNFSTSILKVVHDIDKEDVIKTVQKMGYKVAFRKSSRERLKFKPWYQEPKSIITGIATLFWLAGIIVSLVNGATNVKDALLYIGLFFGAIYPTKSAFMALKNKMALDMNVLMVIAVLGALYLGEIFEATTVTVLFTIGKMLETYSMDKTRQSIRSLMNLAPPVALVKRNGEEVELAVEEIVLNDIVIIKPGTRIAIDGEVINGYSSVNQAPITGESMPVSKNIGDIVYAGTINEEGYLEIKVTRCVGNTTLDQIIDLVEEAQSKRAPSQQFVDIFAKYYTPAVIVIALAIVTIPSLFFNADFTKMLYSGISLLVVSCPCALVISTPVSIVSAIGNAAKNGVLIKGGACLELAGKINAVALDKTGTLTKGEPKVTKIISVADLTKNEVLQLAATVEEASQHPLAKAIVMYANSNNIEYLPRKNFESLTGNGVKAIIKAKECIVCKPNYAQDELKFDLNLFNTEIEQLQQGGNTTMIVIYDNKVVGLIAVADMLRDESIATIAKLKKTGIKNVIMLTGDNKKTAKAIAAKLKLSDYRANLLPNEKVNAVTELINKYENVAMVGDGVNDAPALATASVGIAMGGAGTDTALETADIVLMADDLKMLPYTMMLSKKTLGIIKQNIYFALIVKIIAIFLVFPGWLTLWIAVMADTGAALVVILNAMRLLRVKKIK, from the coding sequence GTGCAGAGGGCAGTTGCTCTTTTAAATGGTGTATCTTATGCTTCTTATAATTTCAGTACATCAATACTAAAGGTTGTTCATGATATAGATAAAGAAGATGTAATAAAAACTGTACAAAAAATGGGTTATAAAGTTGCTTTTAGAAAATCTAGTAGAGAACGTTTAAAATTTAAACCCTGGTATCAAGAGCCAAAATCAATTATTACTGGAATTGCAACATTGTTTTGGCTAGCAGGTATTATTGTAAGTTTGGTAAATGGTGCTACAAATGTTAAGGATGCACTACTATATATAGGGCTGTTCTTTGGTGCTATTTATCCTACTAAGTCTGCCTTTATGGCTCTTAAAAATAAAATGGCTCTGGACATGAATGTACTAATGGTAATAGCTGTTTTGGGTGCTTTATATTTAGGTGAAATATTTGAGGCAACAACTGTAACGGTTTTATTTACAATAGGTAAAATGTTAGAGACTTATTCTATGGATAAAACCAGGCAATCAATTAGATCCTTAATGAATTTAGCTCCCCCAGTGGCACTGGTTAAACGAAATGGTGAAGAAGTAGAGTTAGCTGTAGAAGAGATTGTTTTGAACGATATTGTTATTATCAAGCCGGGTACTAGAATTGCTATAGATGGTGAGGTTATTAATGGTTACTCTAGCGTTAATCAGGCACCTATTACGGGTGAATCTATGCCTGTCTCAAAGAATATTGGCGATATTGTATATGCAGGTACAATTAATGAAGAGGGTTATTTAGAAATTAAGGTTACAAGGTGTGTTGGTAATACAACCCTAGATCAAATTATAGACCTAGTAGAAGAAGCCCAATCAAAAAGAGCTCCTTCTCAACAATTTGTAGATATATTTGCTAAATATTATACCCCAGCTGTAATTGTAATAGCTTTAGCAATAGTCACTATTCCAAGCCTGTTTTTTAATGCGGACTTTACTAAAATGTTGTATAGTGGCATATCTTTATTGGTAGTATCTTGCCCCTGTGCTTTAGTAATTTCAACACCAGTATCAATAGTTTCGGCAATTGGAAATGCAGCTAAGAATGGTGTGTTAATTAAGGGTGGTGCTTGTTTAGAGTTAGCTGGTAAAATTAATGCTGTAGCTTTAGATAAAACAGGAACACTAACTAAAGGCGAACCTAAAGTAACTAAAATTATTTCGGTAGCAGATTTAACTAAAAACGAGGTACTACAATTAGCGGCCACAGTTGAAGAGGCCTCACAACATCCATTAGCCAAGGCTATAGTGATGTATGCTAACAGTAATAATATAGAATATTTACCTCGCAAAAACTTTGAGTCACTAACAGGTAATGGTGTAAAAGCAATAATAAAAGCTAAAGAATGTATAGTGTGTAAACCAAACTATGCTCAAGATGAGTTAAAGTTTGACTTAAATCTTTTTAATACTGAAATAGAGCAGCTTCAGCAAGGTGGAAACACAACTATGATAGTAATTTATGATAATAAAGTTGTAGGTTTAATTGCTGTGGCAGATATGTTACGTGATGAAAGCATAGCTACAATTGCTAAGCTTAAAAAAACAGGTATTAAAAATGTTATTATGCTTACTGGCGATAACAAAAAAACAGCAAAAGCAATTGCCGCAAAATTAAAGCTTAGCGATTACAGAGCTAATCTTTTACCAAATGAAAAAGTTAATGCTGTAACAGAGCTGATAAATAAATATGAAAATGTAGCAATGGTTGGCGATGGTGTTAACGATGCCCCAGCTTTAGCTACTGCTAGCGTTGGTATTGCCATGGGTGGAGCAGGAACAGATACTGCACTCGAAACAGCAGATATTGTGTTAATGGCGGATGATTTAAAAATGTTGCCATATACCATGATGTTAAGTAAAAAAACACTAGGCATAATTAAACAAAATATTTACTTTGCATTAATTGTAAAAATAATTGCCATATTTTTAGTATTTCCTGGTTGGTTGACTTTATGGATAGCTGTAATGGCCGATACTGGAGCGGCTTTAGTAGTTATTCTAAATGCTATGAGATTGTTAAGAGTAAAAAAAATTAAATAA
- a CDS encoding DUF2500 domain-containing protein: MNNFMFGGGFEIIFFLIFGIVICTFIVSMFRGIALWSSNNSKPKETKSVNVVSKRTHNWSSHSGTGTHHHSRSRTSYYVTFEFENGDRIELHVSGEKYGEMVEGDIGMLTYQGTRFHDFERSRW, from the coding sequence ATGAATAATTTTATGTTTGGCGGCGGCTTTGAGATAATATTCTTTTTAATATTTGGCATTGTGATATGTACTTTTATTGTATCAATGTTTAGGGGAATAGCTTTATGGTCATCTAATAATTCTAAACCGAAAGAAACAAAGTCAGTTAACGTAGTGAGTAAAAGAACCCATAATTGGAGTTCCCATAGTGGAACAGGAACCCATCACCATAGTCGTAGTAGAACATCTTATTACGTTACCTTTGAGTTTGAAAATGGAGACAGAATAGAGCTACATGTAAGTGGTGAAAAATATGGTGAAATGGTTGAGGGTGATATTGGTATGCTTACATATCAAGGAACCAGATTTCACGACTTTGAAAGAAGTAGATGGTAA
- a CDS encoding MFS transporter produces the protein MSVYKNIKRFYLYKMLSGAIIIGPIIMLYLLNVKGLDFKQVMLLSSIAAIATVIFEVPTGAVADYWSRKASLILGSSFIAISLAFYVTARGFWGCLIAEVLFALGFAFNSGADTALLYDSLLELKQENEFQRIAGLAQSRLFWVQALGSIAAGFLYEYNEHLPMIFSAVFVCASILIIMLFKEPEVKKHENSEKKSYFKQVADSAYFTFTHKKVKALLVYVTVFFVFYRMGFFLFQPYMTTVNIPVRYIGIMFFLFNVVAALTSRNCHKIMAYTKKRTLSFLSALLIVSFLLLGVTKIWIGSFAILLQQVARGLYSPITRKYFNKHIESNMRATVLSFISLVTRLAGSLMFPLLGILKDNTSIFNTHLVLASVMLLLTILSLIYIKDKLGKRVKDIKTLAT, from the coding sequence ATGTCGGTATACAAGAACATAAAGAGATTTTATCTTTATAAAATGTTATCAGGGGCTATAATTATTGGACCAATAATTATGTTGTATTTGCTAAATGTAAAGGGGTTAGATTTTAAACAGGTTATGCTATTAAGCTCTATAGCAGCAATAGCTACTGTAATTTTTGAGGTTCCTACTGGAGCAGTTGCAGACTATTGGAGTAGAAAAGCTAGTCTTATATTGGGCTCATCTTTTATAGCTATAAGCCTAGCATTTTATGTTACTGCCCGGGGTTTTTGGGGCTGTTTAATTGCAGAAGTATTGTTTGCTTTAGGTTTTGCTTTTAACTCTGGTGCAGATACAGCCTTGTTATACGATAGTTTACTAGAGCTTAAGCAAGAAAATGAATTTCAACGCATTGCAGGGTTAGCCCAGTCCCGACTTTTTTGGGTACAGGCATTAGGCTCTATTGCTGCTGGATTTTTGTATGAGTATAATGAACATTTGCCTATGATTTTTTCAGCAGTATTTGTTTGTGCCTCTATCCTAATTATAATGTTGTTTAAAGAACCAGAAGTAAAAAAACATGAAAACAGTGAGAAAAAGTCGTACTTTAAACAGGTAGCTGATAGCGCTTATTTTACTTTTACTCATAAAAAAGTAAAGGCTTTATTAGTATATGTAACAGTATTTTTTGTTTTTTATAGAATGGGATTTTTTTTATTTCAACCTTACATGACTACTGTAAATATTCCTGTAAGATATATTGGGATAATGTTCTTTTTATTTAATGTTGTTGCAGCATTAACCTCACGTAATTGTCATAAAATAATGGCTTATACTAAAAAGAGGACTTTATCTTTTTTATCTGCTTTATTGATTGTATCTTTTTTACTTTTAGGAGTAACAAAAATATGGATTGGTTCGTTTGCAATCCTTCTTCAACAAGTTGCTAGAGGATTATATTCACCCATAACTCGTAAGTACTTTAATAAACATATTGAAAGCAATATGCGAGCTACAGTTTTATCATTTATTAGTTTGGTGACTAGGTTAGCTGGTAGTTTAATGTTTCCGCTGTTAGGAATATTAAAGGATAATACATCAATTTTTAATACCCATTTAGTGTTGGCTAGCGTTATGTTATTATTAACAATCTTGTCATTAATATATATTAAAGATAAATTGGGTAAAAGAGTAAAGGACATAAAAACATTAGCTACTTAA
- a CDS encoding efflux RND transporter permease subunit, giving the protein MFLSRFAVKRPITIVMITFAVILLGFVSLAKLPIDLLPNIEFPIIAVSVNYPETGPREMENLITIPLEGAIGTISNVKKVRSISSEGRVVVIAEFKFGTNMDTTSLELREKIELIKGLLPTEASNPMYLKLDPNTLPIIQISVTGASDLYQLQSFSNDVIKSSLERINGVASVSISGGYKKQVEVIANELKLKKYGLSMSTISQIIATNNLSLPGGSVKKGNQDLAIRVEGTFKSIEDIKSLSITLMNGSTIPLSEVADVLLVNDYSGSLNRLNGHRCINISVQKQAGTNTVSVAKEVIAQIKELKESYSQYEIVPIINQAEYIQKSISQLVENSILGSILAALVLLLFFKNIKTTLIITVAIPISIIGTFVLLYFNGITLNLMTLGGLALAIGMLVDNAIVVLENIFRMSEQGEDKKNAAIKGAGEVAMAVTASTLTSVAVFLPIVFIGGITSEIFRELALTVTLSLLASLGISLTLIPMLASKFMKIKQSYKDKTFKAKPLNRIYLRVVKGYKKILKLALKYPRRTIVIGVLVFVSCISSLYFVGAEYFPQMDQGNFTINAEFPPGQNITNIENTIVDIEEKVKSLAEVDTTYTSVNRSSAIITVITKKQKAITTSEVADITRNILKDVTDVKINISVASMATKNIMGNPVNIVIKGKELNVLEDISNDIVNIVSKVEGTRMVKSNMQRGIPEVSIIINQKIASKYGLTTAQIGGYVRSLISGSTISRYTDDANEINIIIKGEQKNRNSIKKLGEIMIPTPVGIVIQLSHIANITEVPGPESIIRENQARVAEVSSQIYKRDLNSVTNAIKAELDKYSLPSGYSYEFGGEFSEMTKSLKDLSRALLLSVVLVYMVLASQFESLLYPFIIMFAVPLSLSGGAFGLFITGKALSVPALIGATILAGVVVNDAIVLVDYINTRRASGENRYNAIINAGSIRLRPILITTLTTVLGLIPLALGIGEGAEALAPMAITVIFGLSLATLLTLVFIPIVYVILDNLR; this is encoded by the coding sequence ATGTTTTTATCACGCTTTGCAGTTAAAAGACCTATAACCATTGTTATGATAACCTTTGCAGTTATTTTGCTGGGTTTTGTTTCTTTAGCTAAATTACCTATTGACCTATTACCTAATATTGAGTTCCCTATTATAGCCGTCTCTGTTAACTACCCTGAAACTGGTCCTCGAGAAATGGAGAATCTTATCACAATCCCTTTGGAGGGGGCTATTGGTACAATAAGCAATGTAAAAAAGGTTCGTTCAATTTCGTCTGAAGGCAGAGTGGTAGTTATTGCTGAGTTTAAATTTGGAACCAATATGGATACTACTAGCTTAGAGCTAAGAGAAAAAATTGAATTAATAAAGGGGTTACTGCCAACTGAGGCTAGTAATCCTATGTATTTAAAGCTAGATCCAAATACCCTTCCTATTATTCAAATATCTGTTACAGGGGCGTCGGACTTATATCAACTGCAGAGTTTTTCTAATGATGTTATTAAGTCTAGCTTGGAAAGGATTAATGGTGTTGCGTCTGTATCAATATCTGGGGGATATAAAAAACAAGTTGAGGTAATAGCAAACGAACTCAAGCTAAAAAAATATGGCTTAAGTATGAGTACAATATCTCAAATAATTGCCACTAACAATTTAAGTCTGCCTGGAGGATCTGTTAAAAAAGGAAACCAAGATTTGGCAATTAGAGTAGAGGGTACATTTAAAAGTATAGAAGATATTAAAAGTCTTAGCATTACTTTAATGAATGGTAGCACTATACCACTAAGTGAAGTAGCAGATGTACTTTTAGTAAATGATTATAGTGGCAGTTTAAACCGCTTAAATGGTCATCGTTGCATTAATATATCTGTTCAAAAACAAGCTGGTACAAATACTGTTTCTGTTGCCAAAGAGGTTATTGCTCAAATAAAAGAGCTTAAAGAAAGCTACAGTCAATATGAAATTGTTCCTATCATAAATCAAGCAGAGTATATTCAAAAATCTATAAGTCAGCTTGTAGAAAATTCTATATTAGGTTCAATTTTGGCTGCCCTTGTATTGTTATTGTTTTTTAAAAATATTAAAACAACTTTAATAATAACTGTAGCAATACCTATATCTATAATAGGCACCTTTGTTTTATTGTATTTTAATGGCATTACCCTTAACCTCATGACTTTGGGTGGGTTAGCTTTAGCAATTGGTATGCTGGTTGATAATGCTATAGTTGTTTTAGAGAATATTTTTAGAATGAGTGAACAGGGTGAAGATAAAAAAAACGCAGCCATAAAAGGGGCAGGAGAAGTTGCTATGGCTGTAACCGCTTCAACCCTAACCTCGGTAGCTGTATTTTTACCAATAGTGTTTATTGGGGGTATTACCTCCGAAATATTTAGAGAGTTAGCTTTAACAGTAACACTTTCACTACTAGCATCACTGGGAATTTCACTTACGTTAATTCCCATGTTGGCATCTAAATTTATGAAAATCAAACAGTCCTATAAAGATAAAACATTTAAAGCAAAGCCTTTAAACAGGATTTATTTGCGAGTAGTTAAAGGCTACAAAAAAATTCTTAAATTAGCATTAAAATACCCCCGCAGAACAATTGTAATTGGAGTACTAGTTTTTGTTAGTTGTATTAGTAGTCTTTATTTTGTGGGTGCTGAATATTTCCCTCAAATGGATCAAGGGAACTTTACCATAAATGCAGAATTTCCACCAGGACAAAACATAACAAACATAGAGAATACCATAGTTGATATTGAAGAAAAGGTAAAATCTTTAGCTGAAGTAGATACTACATATACATCTGTTAACAGGTCAAGTGCCATTATTACAGTTATAACTAAAAAGCAAAAAGCTATCACAACATCCGAGGTTGCTGATATTACCCGAAACATCTTAAAGGATGTTACAGATGTAAAAATAAATATTAGTGTAGCATCTATGGCAACAAAAAATATAATGGGTAATCCTGTAAATATTGTAATTAAAGGAAAGGAACTCAATGTACTCGAAGATATCAGCAACGATATAGTTAATATAGTATCCAAAGTAGAGGGTACAAGAATGGTTAAATCTAATATGCAGCGTGGTATACCTGAGGTTTCGATAATAATAAACCAAAAAATTGCCAGTAAATATGGTTTAACAACTGCTCAAATAGGGGGTTATGTTAGATCCTTAATAAGTGGTAGTACAATAAGTCGTTATACTGATGATGCTAATGAAATTAATATTATAATTAAAGGTGAACAAAAAAATCGAAATAGCATAAAAAAGCTGGGAGAGATTATGATTCCTACACCTGTAGGAATAGTTATACAGCTAAGCCACATAGCTAACATCACCGAGGTGCCTGGTCCAGAGTCTATAATAAGAGAAAACCAAGCAAGAGTAGCAGAGGTATCCTCGCAAATCTATAAACGAGATTTAAACTCGGTAACCAATGCAATAAAAGCAGAGCTTGATAAATACTCTTTACCTAGTGGTTATTCTTACGAGTTTGGGGGAGAGTTTAGTGAAATGACCAAATCGTTAAAAGATCTTTCGAGGGCTTTGTTATTATCTGTAGTATTAGTGTATATGGTTTTAGCCTCCCAGTTTGAGTCATTGCTTTACCCATTTATCATTATGTTTGCGGTTCCTTTGTCTTTGTCTGGAGGAGCTTTTGGCTTGTTTATTACAGGTAAAGCACTTAGCGTACCAGCCTTAATAGGAGCTACAATATTAGCTGGAGTAGTAGTTAACGATGCCATAGTGTTAGTTGACTACATAAACACGCGTCGGGCAAGTGGAGAAAACAGATATAACGCCATTATTAACGCCGGATCAATAAGACTAAGGCCTATCTTAATAACAACCTTAACCACTGTTTTAGGGCTCATACCGCTAGCCTTAGGCATAGGAGAAGGTGCAGAAGCCCTAGCCCCTATGGCCATAACAGTTATCTTTGGACTCAGCCTTGCAACCTTGCTAACTTTAGTTTTTATACCAATAGTTTATGTAATATTAGATAATCTGCGTTGA
- a CDS encoding alpha/beta hydrolase, which translates to MSEVLFLSGYACKPLIWSKIKHSLNHIIEPDFLEWPKEQLANFTDINDYVNWVNDIVKSHNYHTVVGHSMGGLVALKLAEINLNIKQVIFIESFIKSPQDFFQNLLMEHTNKKLKAKIITMLKKEQGLYSPILGSKLKQLNVTEQVLQLRCSLHAVYGDRGLNDYHAVEKELNWSAPLKDKIALWIINNSCHFPMLENPTDLAMLLNRIIKY; encoded by the coding sequence GTGAGCGAAGTATTATTTTTAAGTGGTTATGCTTGTAAACCTTTAATTTGGAGCAAGATAAAGCATAGCCTAAATCATATTATAGAACCTGATTTTTTAGAATGGCCTAAAGAACAGCTAGCTAATTTTACAGATATTAATGACTATGTTAACTGGGTTAATGATATAGTAAAAAGTCATAACTATCATACTGTGGTTGGGCATAGTATGGGAGGTTTAGTTGCCTTAAAATTGGCTGAAATAAATCTAAACATTAAGCAAGTTATTTTTATTGAGTCATTTATTAAGAGTCCCCAAGATTTTTTTCAGAATTTGCTAATGGAACATACTAATAAAAAACTAAAAGCTAAGATTATTACTATGCTTAAAAAAGAACAAGGTTTATATTCACCTATTCTTGGCTCAAAACTAAAACAACTAAACGTAACCGAACAAGTATTACAGCTAAGGTGTAGTTTACACGCAGTTTACGGTGATAGAGGACTTAATGATTACCATGCTGTGGAAAAAGAATTGAATTGGTCAGCTCCACTTAAAGATAAAATAGCATTATGGATAATCAATAATAGTTGTCATTTTCCTATGTTAGAAAACCCAACTGATTTAGCAATGTTGCTAAATAGAATAATAAAATATTAA